In Zea mays cultivar B73 chromosome 7, Zm-B73-REFERENCE-NAM-5.0, whole genome shotgun sequence, the following proteins share a genomic window:
- the LOC100277646 gene encoding uncharacterized protein LOC100277646 produces MDAGQQDAWDWDWEVLLPDHRSSSSVRHHHGSNNNTLDDQEEAEELDLLLPAPGGDDVVDAHDDECKDIGVVPDDEAKKSSSVAPSAAAGDPTMASSEGAVEAKEPFQSPDDAKATADDGGKFAAQQQEEEEGEDEEEDAGKENDDDDKAARAPQCVVFSVGKLKVNGIGALCSFGVAAATLCVFLVGGRQHHRRQEQREETIQLQFYGDDKRIHQVVQQTSRLNQAMSSVMGAGGGASARANISFGGFYDGF; encoded by the exons ATGGACGCGGGCCAGCAGGATGCGTGGGACTGGGACTGGGAGGTCCTGCTGCCAGACCACAGGAGCTCATCCTCCGTGCGCCACCACCACGGCAGCAACAATAATACCCTTGACG ATCAAGAAGAAGCAGAGGAGCTCGACCTGCTGCTGCCTGCGCCAGGAGGGGACGACGTCGTTGACGCGCACGACGACGAGTGCAAGGACATCGGCGTCGTGCCGGACGACGAGGCCAAGAAGTCCTCCTCCGTCGCGCCTAGCGCTGCCGCCGGCGATCCGACGATGGCCTCCTCCGAGGGCGCCGTGGAAGCGAAGGAGCCGTTCCAGAGCCCTGATGACGCCAAGGCCACCGCCGACGACGGCGGCAAGTTTGctgcccagcagcaggaggaggaggagggggaggacgaGGAGGAAGATGCCGGCAAGgaaaacgacgacgacgacaaggcGGCGCGTGCGCCGCAGTGCGTGGTGTTCAGCGTGGGGAAGCTGAAGGTGAACGGGATCGGCGCGCTGTGCTCGTTCGGCGTCGCGGCCGCCACCCTCTGCGTGTTCCTCGTCGGCGGCAGGCAGCACCACAGGCGGCAGGAGCAGCGGGAGGAGACGATCCAGCTGCAGTTCTACGGCGACGATAAG AGGATCCATCAGGTGGTGCAGCAGACGTCGAGGCTGAACCAGGCCATGTCGTCCGTGATGGGGGCGGGAGGAGGCGCGTCCGCGAGGGCCAACATATCCTTCGGTGGATTCTACGATGGATTCTGA